Proteins from one Pseudarthrobacter sp. BIM B-2242 genomic window:
- a CDS encoding lytic transglycosylase domain-containing protein, whose amino-acid sequence MNVTRNADAEWLMGAAEQTGIPARALRAYVAAADAAGRFAPGCGIGWNTVAAVGFVESAHGAYGGGSLNAAGQASGPLVGPSLDGNGFAAIADTDGGALDGDARWDRAVGPMQFIPSTWELAGRDGNGDGTADPFNIDDAALSAAGYLCARGRDLTTANGWTGAVYSYNQSDSYVDQVRRQATSYAGKMGTAG is encoded by the coding sequence GTGAACGTCACGAGGAATGCTGACGCCGAGTGGCTCATGGGGGCCGCCGAGCAGACGGGTATTCCCGCACGTGCGCTTCGGGCCTACGTTGCCGCGGCCGATGCGGCCGGCCGTTTCGCTCCGGGGTGTGGGATCGGCTGGAATACGGTGGCGGCGGTCGGCTTCGTCGAATCCGCCCACGGAGCGTACGGCGGCGGAAGCCTGAATGCCGCAGGGCAGGCGAGCGGGCCGCTCGTTGGCCCCAGCCTGGACGGGAACGGATTTGCCGCCATCGCTGATACCGACGGCGGCGCTTTGGACGGCGACGCCCGCTGGGACCGTGCCGTCGGACCCATGCAGTTCATTCCCTCTACCTGGGAGCTTGCGGGACGGGACGGGAACGGCGACGGAACAGCGGATCCCTTCAACATCGACGATGCCGCCCTCAGTGCGGCAGGCTACTTGTGCGCTCGCGGACGTGACCTCACCACCGCGAACGGCTGGACCGGGGCCGTCTACTCCTACAACCAGTCCGATTCCTATGTGGACCAGGTCCGCAGACAGGCCACGTCCTACGCCGGGAAGATGGGCACTGCAGGTTAG
- a CDS encoding DUF4956 domain-containing protein — protein MTSLIFIAADLAAISVLTFILYLRRHRRRDLVVSYLGMNVGVLAVATALSGSAAGLGLGLGLFGVLSIIRLRSTELAQHEVAYYFSALALGLIAGLGIEPLWLTASLMGLILLVMFVGDHPRVLPAHRHQTVILDRALTEDGELHARLEEVLHGKVHSATILELDLVNDKTIVDVRYAYSPAAAPAAVTYLPTAGPRHAEPAPHLTLPPDETAPASSAPTHASAGAA, from the coding sequence ATGACTTCACTCATTTTCATCGCCGCAGACCTCGCGGCCATCAGCGTCCTGACCTTCATCCTCTACCTCCGCCGCCACCGGCGCCGCGACCTGGTGGTGTCCTACCTGGGCATGAACGTCGGCGTCCTGGCCGTAGCCACCGCACTGTCCGGCTCAGCCGCCGGCCTCGGCCTGGGACTCGGCCTCTTCGGCGTCCTGTCCATCATCCGGCTCCGCTCCACCGAACTCGCCCAGCACGAGGTGGCCTACTACTTCTCAGCCCTGGCGCTAGGCCTGATCGCCGGCCTCGGCATCGAACCCCTATGGCTCACCGCCTCACTGATGGGCCTGATCCTGCTGGTGATGTTCGTCGGCGACCACCCCCGCGTCCTGCCCGCCCACCGGCACCAGACCGTGATCCTGGACCGGGCCCTGACCGAGGACGGCGAGCTGCATGCACGGCTCGAGGAAGTCCTGCACGGCAAGGTCCACTCCGCCACCATCCTGGAACTCGACCTGGTCAACGACAAAACTATCGTGGACGTCCGCTACGCCTACAGCCCCGCTGCGGCCCCGGCCGCTGTGACCTACCTTCCGACGGCGGGTCCCCGCCATGCCGAGCCGGCACCTCACCTGACCCTTCCCCCGGACGAAACAGCGCCGGCGTCGTCCGCTCCTACCCACGCCTCGGCTGGTGCGGCATGA
- a CDS encoding polyphosphate polymerase domain-containing protein — MSAPAGAGVVSSLRGLPGVGLEELNTEAALQTRVDRKYVVPEDLARELLATFDAEVRVLEMDGSRCFAYDSVYFDTAQLDSYLLAARGRRRRYKIRTRTYVDSAISFLEVKTEGAREATVKERIPYELTDRARLTAEGLDYVNETLAAAVGGAPAGPLGPVIETRYHRTTLFLPLSGSRATIDTDVTWQRPGEPAWVLDGAVIVETKSGSAAGPLDRHLWAAGVRPSRISKFATGMAALCPDLPANRWNRTLRRTMALRPAA; from the coding sequence ATGAGCGCCCCGGCCGGCGCCGGCGTCGTGAGCAGCCTCCGCGGCCTGCCCGGCGTGGGACTGGAGGAACTGAACACCGAAGCGGCGCTGCAGACCAGGGTGGACCGCAAGTACGTCGTCCCCGAAGACCTGGCCCGGGAGCTCCTGGCCACGTTCGATGCCGAGGTCCGGGTCCTGGAAATGGACGGCTCCCGCTGCTTCGCCTACGACTCCGTGTACTTCGACACGGCGCAGCTGGACAGCTACCTGCTGGCCGCCCGCGGCCGCCGCCGCCGCTACAAGATCCGCACCCGGACCTATGTGGACAGCGCCATCAGCTTCCTGGAGGTTAAAACCGAAGGCGCCCGCGAGGCAACGGTGAAGGAACGCATCCCGTATGAGCTCACGGACCGCGCCCGGCTGACCGCGGAAGGCCTTGACTACGTCAATGAAACGCTCGCCGCGGCGGTTGGCGGAGCCCCCGCCGGGCCGCTCGGGCCCGTGATCGAGACCCGTTACCACCGCACAACGCTCTTCCTCCCGTTGTCCGGCAGCCGGGCCACCATCGATACGGATGTCACCTGGCAGCGGCCCGGGGAACCGGCCTGGGTGCTTGACGGTGCGGTGATTGTTGAGACCAAGTCCGGCTCGGCCGCCGGGCCCCTGGACAGGCACCTCTGGGCCGCCGGGGTCCGGCCGTCCCGGATCTCCAAGTTTGCCACCGGCATGGCGGCCCTCTGCCCCGATCTGCCAGCCAACCGCTGGAACCGCACACTCCGCCGCACCATGGCCCTCCGGCCTGCGGCCTGA
- a CDS encoding carbohydrate-binding domain-containing protein: MNRFRTALSVTALALTVGLAGCASAGTAGTGSSITGTTSAGSSSSTTSGTAQAAVSLDTLAADTHYDADDLTWDAAAEVAVTLADGASTVASGSSSDAVKVDGDTVTISAAGTYRLSGSLSDGQVVVAAGEEDVVRIILDGAEISSSTGSPFVVQSANEAIVYLEAGSSNSLSDATTYADTAEDAPNAALYSQADLTLAGSGSLSVQGNFNDGISSKDGLVLAAGNVTVEATDDGIVGKDYAVLLDGAYQVTAGDDGFKSDNEEDEGRGWVLLNGGTLNVSAVDDGIKAFNTLTIAAGITTVEESEEGLEAQHIVMSGGTANVTANDDGVNASGGSTTSTSGAAGGMGGGMGGGEMAVGDYTVEVTGGSLTINAQGDGLDSNGNASISGGTVVVNGPTNSGNGALDVNGDLTVTGGTVAAAGSVGMVVTPGASSTQSGVQVSLGSAVPAGTVVQIADPSGTVVAAFVTAKTTASLVFSSAAITEGEDYTVYTGGTATVSAGLGEGSLDGADQAGTVTAGEYTAAQGPGGGGGSFGGRP; the protein is encoded by the coding sequence ATGAACCGCTTCCGCACCGCCCTGTCCGTCACTGCCCTCGCCCTCACCGTTGGCCTGGCCGGCTGCGCCTCCGCCGGAACGGCCGGCACCGGCTCGTCCATCACGGGCACCACATCTGCCGGCTCCTCCTCATCCACCACGTCCGGCACCGCCCAGGCCGCTGTCTCCCTGGACACCCTCGCCGCGGACACGCATTACGACGCCGATGACCTCACCTGGGATGCGGCCGCCGAAGTAGCCGTGACCCTGGCGGACGGCGCCAGCACTGTCGCCTCTGGATCGTCGTCGGACGCCGTGAAGGTCGACGGCGACACCGTCACCATCAGCGCGGCCGGCACCTACCGCCTCAGCGGGTCCCTGTCCGACGGCCAGGTGGTGGTGGCCGCCGGCGAGGAGGACGTGGTCCGGATCATCCTGGACGGCGCAGAGATCTCCAGCTCCACCGGCTCCCCGTTTGTGGTGCAGAGCGCCAACGAGGCCATCGTCTACCTGGAAGCCGGCTCGTCCAACTCATTGAGCGATGCCACCACCTACGCGGACACGGCCGAGGATGCCCCGAATGCGGCCCTGTACTCGCAGGCCGACCTGACCCTCGCCGGCTCCGGTTCGCTGAGCGTGCAGGGCAACTTCAACGACGGCATCTCCTCCAAGGACGGCCTGGTGCTGGCTGCCGGCAACGTCACCGTGGAGGCCACGGACGACGGCATCGTGGGCAAGGACTACGCGGTCCTGCTCGACGGCGCCTACCAGGTCACCGCGGGCGACGACGGCTTCAAGTCGGACAACGAGGAGGACGAAGGCCGCGGCTGGGTCCTCCTCAACGGCGGCACGTTGAACGTCAGCGCCGTGGACGACGGCATCAAGGCGTTCAACACCCTGACCATCGCGGCCGGCATCACCACCGTTGAGGAGTCGGAGGAAGGCCTGGAGGCCCAGCACATCGTGATGTCCGGCGGTACCGCCAACGTCACGGCGAACGACGACGGCGTGAACGCCTCGGGCGGGTCCACCACCTCAACTTCCGGCGCCGCGGGCGGAATGGGCGGCGGCATGGGCGGCGGCGAGATGGCTGTGGGCGACTACACAGTGGAGGTCACCGGCGGGTCACTGACCATCAATGCGCAGGGCGACGGCCTGGACTCCAACGGCAACGCCAGCATCTCCGGGGGCACCGTGGTGGTCAACGGCCCCACCAACTCCGGCAACGGCGCCCTGGACGTCAACGGTGATCTGACTGTCACCGGCGGCACCGTGGCAGCGGCCGGCAGCGTGGGCATGGTGGTCACCCCGGGCGCCTCCTCCACCCAGTCCGGTGTGCAGGTGTCCCTCGGATCAGCGGTTCCGGCGGGCACCGTGGTGCAGATCGCTGACCCGAGCGGCACCGTGGTGGCAGCCTTCGTGACAGCCAAAACGACGGCGTCGCTCGTGTTCTCCTCAGCCGCGATCACCGAAGGTGAGGACTACACCGTCTACACCGGCGGCACGGCCACGGTCAGCGCCGGACTCGGCGAAGGCTCCCTGGACGGCGCCGACCAGGCGGGAACCGTAACAGCCGGCGAATACACGGCAGCCCAGGGCCCCGGCGGCGGAGGCGGCAGCTTCGGCGGCCGCCCCTAA